Proteins from a single region of Engystomops pustulosus chromosome 5, aEngPut4.maternal, whole genome shotgun sequence:
- the LOC140132811 gene encoding uncharacterized protein isoform X1 has product MPTCGRLESEPYSDPSELDPNLLEQEVFRSRQEDPADSFLCKEGPAVVDGIKEPRERSMLAPPPNHHHSDGRKQLRLGSNPSFPLRAGVLDSSPSKKQLKLQGVKSGLGSAKIEHSLSEGSSYPHSLGQRLDSVLFKETRGYKISSIIESGSYHLPVGGRKHPFHLCHPFEGIPQQRSGLSQQERDPTERMVSQPGNLPTSNQRLGHAPNRPIRHEGEFKMPTILLSGGRRVQRSLGRVQPSLERKSYVCLSPNSPNCESTQENLARPVKGDPDLPKLAKKKLVPTAEVPICPATLYSTDSEGPAIPRSDFPSRSRKTPSGGLDPEFEFLRSQGLSRAVITTLKASRKKVTFAIYHKIWKKFVTFCGANPPSQSNPNILQVLDFLQKGLEIGLSTSTLKVQISALSAFFDQPLADHRWVKRFIAAANRIRPQVLKRVPSWDLSLVLDALSRPPFEPLKDASIKNLTLKTSLLVAVTSARRLGELQAISIREPYMCILPDRITLTLDPSFVPKVASRFHKNQEIILPSFYGNPSSSKELEWHSLDFQGKNKGVKASKTTIARWLKTAIASCYTEQGKEVPPNLKAHSTRAISASWAEKRGASLEQICRAATWVSSSTFAKHYRLDLPNSQDLAFGQKVLQAVVPP; this is encoded by the exons ATGCCTACCTGCGGTCGCCTGGAGTCAGAGCCATACTCGGATCCTTCAGAGTTGGATCCTAACCTTCTGGAACAGGAAGTCTTCAGGTCTAGACAAGAAGATCCGGCGGATTCCTTCCTTTGTAAAGAGGGACCTGCTGTGGTGGATGGAATCAAGGAACCTAGAGAAAGGAGTATGTTGGCACCACctcccaaccatcaccatagtgacggacgcaagcagctcaggctggggagcaatccttccttcccactacgagcaggggtcctggactctagcccaagcaaaaagcagctcaaactacagggagttaagagcggtctgggaagcgctaagatcgaacacagcctatctgagggatcatcatatccacattctctcggacaacgtctcgacagtgtcctatttaaggagacaagggggtacaagatctccagTATTATCGAGTCTGGCTCGTACCATCTTCCAGTGGGCGGAAGAAAACATCCTTTCCATCTCTGCCACCCATTTGAAGGGATCCCTCAACAGAGaagcggattatctcagcaggagagagatcctaccgaacgaatggtgtctcaaccaggaaatcttcctacatctaaccagcgtctggggcatgccccaaatagacctattcgccacgagggagaattcaaaatgccaacaatacttctctctggaggccggcgagtccagagatcacttggacgcgttcagccatcgttggagcggaagtcttatgtatgcctttcccccaattcccctaattgcgagagtactcaggaaaatcttgctcgaccggtcaagggtgatcctgatctgcccaaactggccaaaaagaagctggtaccCACTGCTGAGGTCCCTATCTGTCCAGCAACCCTTTATTCTACCGATTCAGAAGGACCTGCTATACCAAGGTCCGATTTTCCATCCCGATCCAGGAAGACTCCGTctggcggcttggatcctgagttcGAGTTCCTAAGGTCCCAAGGTCTCTCTCGGGCCGTAATAACTACgttgaaggcaagtaggaaaaaggttactttcgccatataccataagatatggaaaaagtttgtgaccttttgtggggctaatcccccctctcagtctaacccaaatattttacaggtactagacttcctgcaaaaaggactagaaattggtctttctactagcactttgaaagtccaaatttcggctctgagcgcattcttcgaccaacccctggcggaccacaggtgggtcaaaagatttattgctgCTGCAAATAGAATTAGGCCTCAGGTTCTGAAACGGGTTCCCtcctgggatctctccctggttcTAGATGCTCTCTCCAGGCCTCCCTTTGAGCCTTTAAAAGACGCTAGTATAAAAAACCTAACCTTAAAAACTTCCTTATTAGTAGCTGTGACCTCagctagaaggctgggggaactccaagccatttctattagagaaccctatatgtgtattctccctgacagGATAACTTTGACTCTGGATCCAAGCTTTGTTCCTAAAGTGGCGTCCAGGTTTCACAAGAACCAAGAAATAATTCTTCCATCATTCTACGGGAATCCTTCTTCAAGCAAGGAATTGGagtggcattccctggat tttcaggggaagaacaaaggggtaaaggcatccaaaaccacgatcgccagatggttaaagactgccatagcctcctgttacacagaacaagggaaggaagttcctcctaaccttaaagcccattccaccagagccatatccgcctcctgggcagagaagaggggcgcttctcttgaacaaatctgcagagccgccacctgggtttcttcatccacctttgcaaaacactatcggctggacttacccaactcacaggatctcgccttcggtcagaaggttctccaggctgtggtcccaccctaa
- the LOC140132811 gene encoding uncharacterized protein isoform X3 yields MPTCGRLESEPYSDPSELDPNLLEQEVFRSRQEDPADSFLCKEGPAVVDGIKEPRERSMLAPPPNHHHSDGRKQLRLGSNPSFPLRAGVLDSSPSKKQLKLQGVKSGLGSAKIEHSLSEGSSYPHSLGQRLDSVLFKETRGYKISSIIESGSYHLPVGGRKHPFHLCHPFEGIPQQRSGLSQQERDPTERMVSQPGNLPTSNQRLGHAPNRPIRHEGEFKMPTILLSGGRRVQRSLGRVQPSLERKSYVCLSPNSPNCESTQENLARPVKGDPDLPKLAKKKLVPTAEVPICPATLYSTDSEGPAIPRSDFPSRSRKTPSGGLDPEFEFLRSQGLSRAVITTLKASRKKVTFAIYHKIWKKFVTFCGANPPSQSNPNILQVLDFLQKGLEIGLSTSTLKVQISALSAFFDQPLADHRITLTLDPSFVPKVASRFHKNQEIILPSFYGNPSSSKELEWHSLDVRRSVLEYLKATKPWRKDHNLFVQFQGKNKGVKASKTTIARWLKTAIASCYTEQGKEVPPNLKAHSTRAISASWAEKRGASLEQICRAATWVSSSTFAKHYRLDLPNSQDLAFGQKVLQAVVPP; encoded by the exons ATGCCTACCTGCGGTCGCCTGGAGTCAGAGCCATACTCGGATCCTTCAGAGTTGGATCCTAACCTTCTGGAACAGGAAGTCTTCAGGTCTAGACAAGAAGATCCGGCGGATTCCTTCCTTTGTAAAGAGGGACCTGCTGTGGTGGATGGAATCAAGGAACCTAGAGAAAGGAGTATGTTGGCACCACctcccaaccatcaccatagtgacggacgcaagcagctcaggctggggagcaatccttccttcccactacgagcaggggtcctggactctagcccaagcaaaaagcagctcaaactacagggagttaagagcggtctgggaagcgctaagatcgaacacagcctatctgagggatcatcatatccacattctctcggacaacgtctcgacagtgtcctatttaaggagacaagggggtacaagatctccagTATTATCGAGTCTGGCTCGTACCATCTTCCAGTGGGCGGAAGAAAACATCCTTTCCATCTCTGCCACCCATTTGAAGGGATCCCTCAACAGAGaagcggattatctcagcaggagagagatcctaccgaacgaatggtgtctcaaccaggaaatcttcctacatctaaccagcgtctggggcatgccccaaatagacctattcgccacgagggagaattcaaaatgccaacaatacttctctctggaggccggcgagtccagagatcacttggacgcgttcagccatcgttggagcggaagtcttatgtatgcctttcccccaattcccctaattgcgagagtactcaggaaaatcttgctcgaccggtcaagggtgatcctgatctgcccaaactggccaaaaagaagctggtaccCACTGCTGAGGTCCCTATCTGTCCAGCAACCCTTTATTCTACCGATTCAGAAGGACCTGCTATACCAAGGTCCGATTTTCCATCCCGATCCAGGAAGACTCCGTctggcggcttggatcctgagttcGAGTTCCTAAGGTCCCAAGGTCTCTCTCGGGCCGTAATAACTACgttgaaggcaagtaggaaaaaggttactttcgccatataccataagatatggaaaaagtttgtgaccttttgtggggctaatcccccctctcagtctaacccaaatattttacaggtactagacttcctgcaaaaaggactagaaattggtctttctactagcactttgaaagtccaaatttcggctctgagcgcattcttcgaccaacccctggcggaccacag GATAACTTTGACTCTGGATCCAAGCTTTGTTCCTAAAGTGGCGTCCAGGTTTCACAAGAACCAAGAAATAATTCTTCCATCATTCTACGGGAATCCTTCTTCAAGCAAGGAATTGGagtggcattccctggatgtaaggcGCTCGGTCTTAGAGTACTTAAAAGCTACGAAACCTTGGCGCAAAgatcacaatctctttgttcagtttcaggggaagaacaaaggggtaaaggcatccaaaaccacgatcgccagatggttaaagactgccatagcctcctgttacacagaacaagggaaggaagttcctcctaaccttaaagcccattccaccagagccatatccgcctcctgggcagagaagaggggcgcttctcttgaacaaatctgcagagccgccacctgggtttcttcatccacctttgcaaaacactatcggctggacttacccaactcacaggatctcgccttcggtcagaaggttctccaggctgtggtcccaccctaa
- the LOC140132811 gene encoding uncharacterized protein isoform X2, whose product MPTCGRLESEPYSDPSELDPNLLEQEVFRSRQEDPADSFLCKEGPAVVDGIKEPRERSMLAPPPNHHHSDGRKQLRLGSNPSFPLRAGVLDSSPSKKQLKLQGVKSGLGSAKIEHSLSEGSSYPHSLGQRLDSVLFKETRGYKISSIIESGSYHLPVGGRKHPFHLCHPFEGIPQQRSGLSQQERDPTERMVSQPGNLPTSNQRLGHAPNRPIRHEGEFKMPTILLSGGRRVQRSLGRVQPSLERKSYVCLSPNSPNCESTQENLARPVKGDPDLPKLAKKKLVPTAEVPICPATLYSTDSEGPAIPRSDFPSRSRKTPSGGLDPEFEFLRSQGLSRAVITTLKVLDFLQKGLEIGLSTSTLKVQISALSAFFDQPLADHRWVKRFIAAANRIRPQVLKRVPSWDLSLVLDALSRPPFEPLKDASIKNLTLKTSLLVAVTSARRLGELQAISIREPYMCILPDRITLTLDPSFVPKVASRFHKNQEIILPSFYGNPSSSKELEWHSLDVRRSVLEYLKATKPWRKDHNLFVQFQGKNKGVKASKTTIARWLKTAIASCYTEQGKEVPPNLKAHSTRAISASWAEKRGASLEQICRAATWVSSSTFAKHYRLDLPNSQDLAFGQKVLQAVVPP is encoded by the exons ATGCCTACCTGCGGTCGCCTGGAGTCAGAGCCATACTCGGATCCTTCAGAGTTGGATCCTAACCTTCTGGAACAGGAAGTCTTCAGGTCTAGACAAGAAGATCCGGCGGATTCCTTCCTTTGTAAAGAGGGACCTGCTGTGGTGGATGGAATCAAGGAACCTAGAGAAAGGAGTATGTTGGCACCACctcccaaccatcaccatagtgacggacgcaagcagctcaggctggggagcaatccttccttcccactacgagcaggggtcctggactctagcccaagcaaaaagcagctcaaactacagggagttaagagcggtctgggaagcgctaagatcgaacacagcctatctgagggatcatcatatccacattctctcggacaacgtctcgacagtgtcctatttaaggagacaagggggtacaagatctccagTATTATCGAGTCTGGCTCGTACCATCTTCCAGTGGGCGGAAGAAAACATCCTTTCCATCTCTGCCACCCATTTGAAGGGATCCCTCAACAGAGaagcggattatctcagcaggagagagatcctaccgaacgaatggtgtctcaaccaggaaatcttcctacatctaaccagcgtctggggcatgccccaaatagacctattcgccacgagggagaattcaaaatgccaacaatacttctctctggaggccggcgagtccagagatcacttggacgcgttcagccatcgttggagcggaagtcttatgtatgcctttcccccaattcccctaattgcgagagtactcaggaaaatcttgctcgaccggtcaagggtgatcctgatctgcccaaactggccaaaaagaagctggtaccCACTGCTGAGGTCCCTATCTGTCCAGCAACCCTTTATTCTACCGATTCAGAAGGACCTGCTATACCAAGGTCCGATTTTCCATCCCGATCCAGGAAGACTCCGTctggcggcttggatcctgagttcGAGTTCCTAAGGTCCCAAGGTCTCTCTCGGGCCGTAATAACTACgttgaag gtactagacttcctgcaaaaaggactagaaattggtctttctactagcactttgaaagtccaaatttcggctctgagcgcattcttcgaccaacccctggcggaccacaggtgggtcaaaagatttattgctgCTGCAAATAGAATTAGGCCTCAGGTTCTGAAACGGGTTCCCtcctgggatctctccctggttcTAGATGCTCTCTCCAGGCCTCCCTTTGAGCCTTTAAAAGACGCTAGTATAAAAAACCTAACCTTAAAAACTTCCTTATTAGTAGCTGTGACCTCagctagaaggctgggggaactccaagccatttctattagagaaccctatatgtgtattctccctgacagGATAACTTTGACTCTGGATCCAAGCTTTGTTCCTAAAGTGGCGTCCAGGTTTCACAAGAACCAAGAAATAATTCTTCCATCATTCTACGGGAATCCTTCTTCAAGCAAGGAATTGGagtggcattccctggatgtaaggcGCTCGGTCTTAGAGTACTTAAAAGCTACGAAACCTTGGCGCAAAgatcacaatctctttgttcagtttcaggggaagaacaaaggggtaaaggcatccaaaaccacgatcgccagatggttaaagactgccatagcctcctgttacacagaacaagggaaggaagttcctcctaaccttaaagcccattccaccagagccatatccgcctcctgggcagagaagaggggcgcttctcttgaacaaatctgcagagccgccacctgggtttcttcatccacctttgcaaaacactatcggctggacttacccaactcacaggatctcgccttcggtcagaaggttctccaggctgtggtcccaccctaa